From Streptomyces fungicidicus, one genomic window encodes:
- a CDS encoding glutaredoxin family protein → MTPLFRRSTPAAPGDRLVTLVRKPGCHLCDDAQAVVEKVCGELGVPWERKDITQDPALHDQYWEQIPVVLVDGRQHTFWRVDEGRLRKALGD, encoded by the coding sequence ATGACCCCTCTCTTCCGCCGCAGTACCCCGGCCGCCCCGGGGGACCGGCTCGTCACCCTCGTCCGCAAGCCCGGCTGCCATCTGTGCGACGACGCGCAGGCGGTGGTGGAGAAGGTGTGCGGGGAGCTCGGTGTCCCGTGGGAGCGGAAGGACATCACCCAGGACCCGGCGCTGCACGACCAGTACTGGGAGCAGATCCCCGTCGTCCTCGTCGACGGGCGCCAGCACACCTTCTGGCGCGTGGACGAGGGTCGTCTCCGCAAGGCCCTCGGGGACTGA
- a CDS encoding redox-sensing transcriptional repressor Rex: MATGRTHRPATRSRGIPEATVARLPLYLRALTALSERSVPTVSSEELAAAAGVNSAKLRKDFSYLGSYGTRGVGYDVEYLVYQISRELGLTQDWPVVIVGIGNLGAALANYGGFASRGFRVAALIDADPAMAGKPVAGIPVQHTDELESIIQDNGVSIGVIATPAGAAQQVCDRLVAAGVTSILNFAPTVLTVPDGVDVRKVDLSIELQILAFHEQRKAGEEATAEAPAAPAAARRSSASGRDSGTDQGPDGDVPAVMPA; encoded by the coding sequence GTGGCAACTGGCCGAACTCACCGACCGGCGACCCGTAGCCGAGGGATTCCCGAGGCCACCGTCGCCCGTCTTCCGCTGTATCTCCGCGCCCTCACGGCGCTCTCGGAGCGCTCGGTGCCCACGGTCTCCTCGGAGGAGCTGGCGGCCGCCGCGGGGGTCAACTCCGCGAAGCTGCGCAAGGACTTCTCCTACCTGGGCTCCTACGGGACCAGGGGCGTCGGCTACGACGTCGAGTATCTCGTGTACCAGATCTCCCGCGAACTCGGCCTCACCCAGGACTGGCCGGTTGTGATCGTAGGAATCGGTAACCTCGGCGCCGCCCTCGCCAACTACGGCGGGTTCGCCTCCCGTGGCTTCCGGGTCGCCGCGCTGATCGACGCCGACCCGGCGATGGCCGGGAAGCCCGTCGCCGGCATCCCGGTGCAGCACACCGACGAGCTCGAGTCGATCATCCAGGACAACGGCGTGTCGATCGGCGTGATCGCCACCCCCGCCGGCGCCGCCCAGCAGGTCTGCGACCGTCTCGTGGCCGCCGGTGTCACCTCCATCCTGAACTTCGCGCCGACCGTGCTGACCGTCCCGGACGGTGTCGACGTGCGCAAGGTGGACCTCTCCATCGAGCTGCAGATCCTCGCCTTCCACGAGCAGCGCAAGGCCGGCGAGGAGGCCACCGCGGAGGCCCCCGCCGCCCCGGCCGCCGCCCGCCGCAGCTCCGCCTCCGGCCGGGACTCCGGCACCGACCAGGGACCCGACGGGGACGTGCCCGCCGTGATGCCGGCATGA
- a CDS encoding HAD family hydrolase, whose product MAALGWLTPRRRSATARSVLAGEASAEAARKSTQEVSEREPEFPVHGDEHAAAFFDLDNTVMQGAALFHFGRGLYKRKFFDTRDLARFAWQQAWFRLAGVEDPEHMQEARDSALSIVQGHRVSELQSIGEEIYDEYMAERIWPGTRALAQAHLDAGQRVWLVTAAPVEIATVIARRLGLTGALGTVAESVGGVYTGKLVGEPLHGPAKAEAVRALALAEELDLGRCAAYSDSHNDIPMLSLVGHPYAINPDSKLRKHARRMDWRLRDYRTGRKAAKVGIPAAAGVGAVAGGTAAAIALHRKRR is encoded by the coding sequence ATGGCCGCTCTCGGATGGCTCACTCCCCGTAGGCGCTCCGCCACGGCGCGGAGCGTGTTGGCAGGCGAGGCCTCGGCGGAGGCAGCACGCAAGTCCACCCAGGAAGTTTCCGAACGTGAACCGGAGTTCCCGGTACACGGGGACGAACACGCCGCCGCGTTCTTCGACCTGGACAACACCGTGATGCAGGGCGCCGCCCTGTTCCACTTCGGGCGGGGCCTGTACAAGCGGAAGTTCTTCGACACGCGCGACCTGGCCCGGTTCGCCTGGCAGCAGGCGTGGTTCCGGCTGGCCGGGGTCGAGGACCCCGAGCACATGCAGGAGGCCCGCGACTCGGCCCTCTCCATCGTCCAGGGCCACCGCGTCTCCGAGCTGCAGTCCATCGGCGAGGAGATCTACGACGAGTACATGGCCGAGCGGATCTGGCCGGGCACCCGGGCGCTGGCGCAGGCGCACCTCGACGCGGGACAGCGGGTGTGGCTGGTCACGGCGGCGCCGGTGGAGATCGCCACGGTGATCGCCCGCAGGCTGGGGCTGACCGGGGCGCTGGGCACGGTCGCCGAGTCGGTCGGCGGCGTGTACACGGGCAAACTGGTGGGCGAGCCGCTGCACGGCCCGGCGAAGGCGGAGGCGGTACGCGCGCTGGCGCTCGCGGAGGAGCTGGACCTGGGGCGCTGCGCGGCGTACAGCGACTCGCACAACGACATCCCGATGCTGTCGCTGGTGGGCCACCCCTACGCGATCAACCCGGACTCCAAGCTCCGCAAGCACGCGCGGCGGATGGACTGGCGTCTGCGCGACTACCGCACCGGACGCAAGGCCGCGAAGGTCGGCATCCCGGCGGCGGCGGGCGTCGGAGCGGTGGCCGGCGGCACAGCAGCCGCCATCGCCCTCCACCGCAAACGCCGCTAA